In Vitis riparia cultivar Riparia Gloire de Montpellier isolate 1030 unplaced genomic scaffold, EGFV_Vit.rip_1.0 scaffold401_pilon_pilon, whole genome shotgun sequence, the following are encoded in one genomic region:
- the LOC117909822 gene encoding uncharacterized protein LOC117909822: MENPSHHSNSSSSSSSSEDEDTKLEVTRVLKKRLVVLLLKLLSDSSINKERVSTSSFTGSLFIQELLNGSSSTCYELMRMEKHGFISLCHMFREKGWLVDSKHLNVEEKMAMFLMTISHNLRNRLIKNRFQHSSQTIHKYFHEVLVAMVNFSKEMITPPSFNDSSNGISNCHGRGECFQNVMALCDFDMIFRFVVVGWEGTAHDSRVLTETIRNPQHNFPMPPSEKYYLVDAAYTHTRGFMAPYRNVRYWLSDFRSGGKAVGKEEIFNQCHARLRNVIERAFGVVKARFPILKRMAPYSFTTQTKIVMTCFSIHNFLRQILVADRLFSEYDNEVELESDNANQNQNSNTSSFFATSDQEFMQQFRDQIANELFQVFS, encoded by the exons ATGGAGAATCCTTCACATCACTCAAATAGTTCAAGTTCATCATCAtcaagtgaagatgaagatacAAAGTTAGAAGTGacaagagttttaaaaaaaagattggtTGTGTTGTTGCTCAAATTATTGAGTGACTCATCCATTAATAAGGAACGAGTCTCTACTTCATCATTTACAGGTTCACTTTTCATTCAAGAGCTTTTAAATGGTTCATCTAGCACATGTTATGAACTAATGCGGATGGAAAAACATGGATTTATTTCTCTATGTCACATGTTTCGAGAAAAAGGATGGCTTGTTGACAGTAAACATTTGAATGTTGAAGAGAAAATGGCCATGTTTCTTATGACTATTAGTCATAATCTTCGGAATCGATTGATTAAGAATAGATTCCAACACTCAAGTCAAACAATTCATAAATACTTCCATGAGGTTTTAGTGGCCATGGTGAATTTCTCAAAAGAGATGATTACTCCTCCATCATTCAATGATAGTTCAAATGGTATCTCCAATT GTCATGGGAGAGGAGAGTGTTTTCAAAATGTTATGGCACTTTGTGATTTTGACATGATATTTAGGTTTGTTGTTGTTGGATGGGAAGGAACAGCTCATGATTCAAGAGTCTTGACAGAAACTATCCGTAACCCGCAACATAATTTTCCAATGCCCCCATcag aaaaatattatttagtagATGCAGCATACACACACACTCGAGGTTTTATGGCACCATATCGTAATGTGCGCTATTGGTTGAGTGATTTTCGTAGTGGTGGTAAAGCTGTAGGAAAAGAGGAGATATTCAACCAATGCCATGCAAGATTAAGAAATGTCATTGAACGTGCTTTTGGTGTTGTTAAGGCGCGTTTCCCAATATTGAAGAGAATGGCACCTTATTCGTTTACTACTCAAACAAAAATTGTCATGACATGCTTCTCCATTCACAATTTTCTTCGACAAATCTTAGTTGCGGATAGATTATTTTCTGAATATGACAATGAAGTGGAATTGGAAAGTGACAatgcaaatcaaaatcaaaactcaaataCAAGCAGTTTTTTTGCAACATCTGATCAAGAATTCATGCAACAGTTCCGAGACCAAATCGCAAATGAACTCTTTCAAGTGTTTAGTTAA
- the LOC117909824 gene encoding uncharacterized protein LOC117909824, which yields MALPRYVVLKSKYNNKYLRYIQEDVQIHRFLQFSGEEVVTPYSKFQVERANNGRGLVHIRCCYNNKYWVRWSRSHWWIVAGANEPNEDQSSWSCTLFEPVHVDGDAQTLRFRHVQLGHYACLWRLPPPYGSCLFAGSASADKDLCDVCTIIDWEST from the coding sequence ATGGCATTACCAAGGTATGTGGTgctcaaatcaaaatataacaACAAGTACTTGCGGTACATCCAGGAAGATGTGCAAATTCATCGATTTCTCCAATTCTCGGGAGAGGAGGTCGTGACCCCCTACTCAAAGTTCCAAGTGGAGAGGGCAAATAATGGCAGGGGACTAGTGCACATAAGATGCTGCTACAACAACAAATACTGGGTAAGGTGGTCCAGGAGCCATTGGTGGATTGTTGCCGGGGCCAACGAACCAAATGAAGACCAATCGTCATGGTCATGTACCTTGTTCGAGCCTGTGCACGTAGATGGCGATGCTCAAACACTCCGATTTCGCCACGTCCAGCTCGGACACTATGCATGCTTATGGAGGCTTCCACCTCCTTATGGTTCCTGTCTGTTTGCAGGATCAGCTTCGGCTGACAAGGACCTCTGCGATGTCTGTACAATCATTGATTGGGAATCTACTTGA